The Coffea arabica cultivar ET-39 chromosome 8e, Coffea Arabica ET-39 HiFi, whole genome shotgun sequence genome window below encodes:
- the LOC113704529 gene encoding disease resistance protein RPM1-like, translated as MALTILSSVLNQLSILLREEGHEVEFIGDELGHMRAFLRVAETKEEGADPRLQEWIKQVREAAYDIEDVLDEFMALFARHPATGFHGSVRTIFNSIKTLRARHNVAEQLQSIKARVKNISEGHRRYQSEFGVTIQAAESLAAVNNTTWRYSRDDALLVEEAELVGIDNPKQQLISQLFEGDDSQLKVVSVVGMGGLGKTTLVKKVHEDLDVRRHFPVRAFVTVSQTCNFQELHKDLARQLHNELKKPVPESIEAMTAIQLKQFVKDFLQQAGRYAIVFDDVWDTEFWNAIRITLPKNGYGNRVMLTTRKADVAFASCTQSQDYVFRMVPLSFEDSWTLFCNKIFKGNGCPAHLTDVAKGILGKCQGLPLAIVAISGLLVLKDLTIAEEWEMVRRSLVGELEGAGMLDRVRKILSLSYIDLPCHLKTCLLYLSIYPEDFEIRCHRLVQLWSAEGFVGKTEGMTMTDVGFNYLRELVNRSLIQVTKSFYEGIPYTCRIHDLVREVVLSKSREQYMITITSGQCTRWSSEKVLDLSDEETLEEIPNEIFNLYPWFAIAGRGRIAVSVVSHPSRHIGISNLRREDGKVLCSSLATLTSLQLLNIASIRNDGGDYEVMDLNLVQQQSRSSSVSSSFLQSLRMLVLHGPLEKMAKWIAHLQSLVRIYLKWSGLRDEEDPLEPLHYLPNLVTIHFCGSYQGEGLCFKAGGFLKLKDLHLQKLEKLKWLKVEEDALPNLHELGLDRLPLLEELPVDIQHLGHLQKLALLGLSYQLMEKLNNLNEDSEHYGKIARIPEVEIAFLTNEGWKYCQLWGKKMISWCWELVGGIGRLLASDLNWIGGSLEISE; from the exons ATGGCACTAACAATTCTGTCTTCTGTGTTAAATCAGCTCTCAATTCTCCTGCGTGAAGAGGGACATGAGGTTGAATTCATCGGGGATGAGTTGGGGCACATGAGAGCATTCCTGAGAGTGGcagaaacaaaggaagaaggTGCAGATCCCAGGCTCCAAGAATGGATCAAGCAAGTACGAGAAGCCGCTTATGACATTGAAGATGTTCTTGATGAATTCATGGCTCTCTTTGCTCGCCATCCAGCAACAGGCTTCCATGGCTCTGTTCGGACAATTTTCAACTCCATAAAGACATTGCGAGCTCGTCATAATGTTGCTGAGCAACTACAAAGCATCAAGGCCAGAGTAAAGAATATTTCTGAAGGGCATCGGAGATACCAATCAGAGTTCGGTGTTACTATCCAAGCGGCCGAGTCTCTTGCTGCTGTTAACAACACAACATGGCGCTATAGCAGGGATGATGCACTTCTCGTGGAAGAAGCTGAACTAGTTGGCATTGATAACCCCAAACAACAGCTGATTTCTCAACTATTCGAGGGCGATGATTCCCAGCTCAAAGTTGTTTCAGTGGTTGGCATGGGAGGTCTCGGTAAAACTACATTAGTTAAAAAAGTCCATGAAGATTTAGATGTTAGAAGGCATTTCCCAGTTCGTGCCTTCGTAACTGTCTCTCAAACATGCAACTTCCAAGAACTCCACAAAGACTTGGCTCGGCAGTTACACAATGAATTGAAGAAACCAGTTCCAGAATCGATTGAGGCAATGACTGCAATTCAGCTGAAACAATTTGTTAAAGATTTTCTTCAACAAGCTGGAAGGTATGCAATTGTGTTTGATGATGTATGGGATACGGAATTTTGGAATGCAATCAGAATTACACTACCCAAGAATGGCTATGGCAATCGTGTCATGTTAACAACACGAAAAGCCGATGTAGCCTTTGCATCTTGCACCCAATCTCAGGATTATGTCTTCAGAATGGTTCCCCTGTCTTTCGAGGATTCATGGACCCTATTTTGCAACAAGATCTTCAAAGGAAATGGTTGTCCTGCCCATCTAACAGATGTTGCCAAAGGTATATTGGGGAAATGTCAGGGATTGCCCCTTGCGATTGTTGCAATCAGTGGGCTTTTGGTTTTGAAAGACTTGACTATTGCAGAGGAATGGGAGATGGTTCGACGCAGCCTAGTGGGTGAATTGGAAGGCGCTGGTATGCTGGACAGGGTCAGAAAGATACTTTCTCTCAGTTACATTGATCTACCTTGCCATCTTAAGACCTGTTTGTTGTATTTAAGCATTTACCCAGAGGATTTTGAAATACGTTGTCATAGACTTGTTCAATTATGGTCAGCTGAAGGATTTGTAGGAAAGACAGAAGGAATGACAATGACAGATGTAGGCTTCAATTACCTCAGAGAACTTGTCAATAGGAGTCTAATTCAAGTGACTAAAAGTTTTTATGAAGGAATCCCTTACACATGTCGAATCCATGACCTAGTGCGAGAAGTTGTTCTTTCCAAGTCAAGGGAACAATATATGATCACAATTACATCTGGACAGTGCACAAGGTGGTCATCTGAGAAG GTTTTGGATTTGAGTGATGAAGAGACACTGGAGGAAATCCCAAATGAGATTTTCAACTTGTATCCATGGTTCGCCATCGCGGGTCGCGGTCGCATCGCGGTCTCAGTTGTTTCACATCCGTCGCGGCATATCG GGATTTCAAATCTGAGAAGAGAAGATGGAAAGGTGCTCTGCTCCTCCCTTGCCACCCTCACTAGTCTTCAGCTACTAAACATTGCTTCAATTAGAAATGATGGTGGTGATTATGAGGTAATGGATCTGAATCTTGTACAACAACAGTCTCGTTCATCTTCAGTGTCTTCTTCATTTCTCCAATCTCTTCGTATGCTAGTATTGCATGGCCCCTTAGAAAAGATGGCGAAATGGATAGCACATCTTCAAAGCTTGGTAAGAATATATTTGAAGTGGAGCGGTTTAAGGGATGAGGAGGATCCGCTTGAACCCCTCCACTATTTGCCAAATTtggttactattcatttttgtgGATCTTACCAAGGAGAGGGGTTGTGTTTCAAGGCTGGAGGATTCCTGAAGTTAAAGGATTTGCACCtccagaaattagaaaagttAAAATGGCTGAAAGTGGAGGAGGATGCATTACCCAATCTCCACGAACTGGGTCTGGATAGACTTCCATTGCTAGAGGAGTTACCAGTTGATATTCAACACTTGGGCCATCTTCAAAAGCTGGCTTTGCTTGGGTTGAGTTATCAACTGATGGAGAAGCTAAATAATCTGAATGAAGATAGTGAACATTATGGAAAAATTGCACGCATTCCTGAAGTTGAAATTGCGTTTTTGACAAATGAGGGATGGAAATATTGCCAGCTATGGGGGAAGAAGAT